The Plutella xylostella chromosome 12, ilPluXylo3.1, whole genome shotgun sequence genome includes a window with the following:
- the LOC105384694 gene encoding glutamyl aminopeptidase isoform X2: MSLLILVISLVCLLRIHDCKTNLSFDLVKFSKFTLQSVTKRYRVSTVKPIKRMESLKMKLSDRLSGLVLPVNYNLKLHPNMEKGTFEGHVNIHVNVKEERKHIYLHTKFLDIKNVKVLKDNKDIPVAKFFEVAQLEQLMIHFEQALPAGHYHIDIDFSGSLTKSIVGFYASRYKDRTMVASKFEPTYARQAFPCFDEPEFKATFDIALVKPKGYTALSNMNEISSVHDSKTNTDVVSFARSVPMSTYLACFVLCEFDFKETEINTNGIGDPFTLRSYARKGETQKIDFAQSIGQRATEFYIKYYEVPFPLPKLDMIAIPEYQSGATEHWGLITYRETSFLIDDATASTQNRISVANTIVHELAHMWFGNLVTMKWWDDLWLNEGFATYMQVKALDAIEPSWTMLDQFLTKTMHSVLVSDAKLASHAIVQTVETPDEITAIFDAISYNKGSSVLRMLEGFVGEENFRRGVSDYLKRYKYGNTVTQDLLASLEPYFKKDHPDLNLTLIMDTWTRQTGYPVLTVRPGDKHTLVVSQARFLLDRSATYNTRDNQFQYRWFVPITYKTNQGTSKRIVWFPNEESEVTITLSPGDSWCKLNNNQVGYYRVSYTEEMWGQLIQQLKDKSEQLTLSDRAHLINDVFALATAEYVSYEVAMNLTTYLTVEEDYVPWDTADTEFVKLASRLENSLGGEGLRKYVQHLITPLYKKQSWDQTDIPVIQKLLRVRILSLAARFELPQAQSKVRELFLAWLDSRGTAGAKDIEPDLRSIVYFYGMKSASQAEWDKVWQLFLEERDPQEQQKLRHALSAPANTNILRKYLTLAWDQNNVRTSDYLIVVQYIANNPSGRALIWDEIRAKWPEYVKRFSLNSRYLGNLIPGISSTFDTEVKLQEMESFFSQYPEAGAGEAARRRALETLRGNIRWRETHEPTVTQWLNDYLTNL; this comes from the exons ATGAGTTTGTTGATTTTGGTTATAAGTTTGGTTTGTTTGTTACGGATTCATGATTGCAAAACAAATTTATCATTTGATTTAGTTAAATTCTCTAAATTTACTCTTCAATCAGTCACGAAGAGATATCGCGTTTCTACAGTAAAACCCATTAAAAGGATGGAGTCGCTGAAGATGAAACTATCAGATAGGTTATCCGGGCTAGTTTTGCCGGTTAACTACAACCTGAAACTACATCCCAATATGGAAAAGGGCACTTTTGAGGGTCACGTGAATATACACGTTAACGTAAAGGAAGAGCGCAAGCATATTTATCTGCATACAAAGTTTCTGGACATCAAAAATGTTAAGGTTCTCAAAGATAACAAAGACATTCCGGTAGCCAAGTTCTTTGAAGTGGCTCAACTCGAGCAGCTGATGATCCACTTCGAGCAGGCGCTGCCGGCCGGGCACTACCACATCGACATTGACTTCAGTGGCAGTTTGACTAAAAGTATTGTGGGTTTTTATGCATCCCGTTATAAGGACAG GACCATGGTTGCCAGTAAGTTTGAGCCTACATATGCCCGGCAAGCATTCCCATGCTTTGATGAGCCGGAGTTCAAGGCAACCTTTGATATTGCACTGGTAAAACCAAAAGGATACACTGCCCTGTCTAATATGAAT gaAATTTCATCAGTACATGACAGCAAAACTAATACAGATGTGGTATCCTTTGCTAGAAGTGTACCAATGTCTACATACTTGGCATGTTTCGTTCTTTGCGAATTTGATTTTAAAGAAACAGAAATAAACACAAATGGCATTGGAGATCCGTTTACTCTAAGATCTTATGCTCGTAAAGGGGAAACTCAGAAGATTGACTTTGCCCAAAGCATTGGCCAGAGAGCAACAGAGTTCTACATAAAGTATTATGAAGTTCCTTTCCCATTACCTAAACTTG ACATGATCGCGATTCCCGAGTACCAATCCGGCGCCACCGAGCACTGGGGCCTGATCACCTACAGAGAGACCTCGTTCCTCATCGATGACGCCACTGCGTCCACACAGAACAGGATCAGTGTTGCCAACACTATCGTTCATGAACTTGCTCACATGTGGTTTGGGAATCTGG TGACAATGAAATGGTGGGATGACCTGTGGCTGAACGAAGGTTTCGCCACCTACATGCAAGTGAAGGCATTAGACGCTATTGAGCCATCCTGGACCATG CTGGACCAGTTCCTCACGAAGACGATGCACTCCGTGCTGGTGTCGGACGCGAAGCTGGCGAGCCACGCCATCGTGCAGACCGTGGAGACGCCCGACGAGATCACCGCCATCTTCGACGCCATCTCTTATAACAAG GGTTCATCCGTGCTACGTATGCTGGAAGGCTTCGTAGGAGAGGAGAACTTCCGTCGTGGAGTGTCCGACTACCTGAAGCGATACAAATACGGCAACACCGTGACGCAAGACTTGCTCGCCTCACTCGAGCCTTACTTCAAGAAGGACCACCCGGATTTGAATCTTAC GCTGATAATGGACACATGGACGCGCCAGACGGGCTACCCGGTGTTGACGGTGAGGCCGGGGGACAAACACACGCTGGTGGTGAGCCAGGCACGGTTCCTGCTCGACCGCAGCGCCACCTACAACACACGAGACAACCAGTTTCA ATACCGATGGTTCGTGCCTATTACGTACAAGACGAACCAGGGTACAAGCAAACGCATAGTGTGGTTCCCGAATGAAGAGAGCGAGG TGACAATAACCCTGAGCCCCGGCGACTCGTGGTGCAAGTTGAACAACAACCAGGTGGGCTACTACCGCGTCAGCTACACGGAGGAGATGTGGGGACAACTCATCCAGCAACTGAAGGACAAGTCTGAACAG CTGACGCTATCGGACCGGGCGCATCTCATAAACGACGTGTTCGCGCTCGCCACTGCAGAATACGTGTCGTACGAAGTTGCTATGAACCTCACCACGTATCTTACAG TGGAAGAAGACTACGTGCCTTGGGACACGGCTGACACGGAGTTTGTGAAGCTCGCTTCTAGACTCGAGAACTCTCTGGGTGGTGAGGGATTGCgg AAATATGTCCAGCATTTGATAACTCCGCTGTACAAGAAGCAATCCTGGGACCAAACTGATATTCCAGTCATTCAAAA GTTGTTGCGAGTGAGAATCCTGAGTCTGGCCGCTCGCTTCGAGTTGCCTCAAGCTCAGAGCAAAGTGAGGGAATTGTTCCTGGCCTGGCTCGACTCTCGCGGGACCGCCGGCGCCAAGGATATAGAGCCTGATCTGAGGTCCATCGTGTACTTCTACG GCATGAAGTCAGCCTCCCAGGCGGAATGGGACAAGGTGTGGCAGTTGTTCCTGGAGGAGCGCGACCCGCAGGAGCAGCAGAAGCTGAGACACGCCCTGTCCGCGCCCGCCAACACCAACATACTTAGgaa ATACCTAACCCTGGCCTGGGATCAGAATAACGTCCGTACTAGCGACTACCTGATCGTAGTCCAGTACATTGCCAATAACCCCTCTGGAAGGGCCCTGATATGGGACGAGATCCGGGCGAAATGGCCCGAGTATGTGAAACGGTTCTCGCTAAACTCCCGGTATTTGGGCAACCTGATACCCGGTATTAGCTCCACCTTCGATACTGAGGTTAAACTTCAGGAG ATGGAGTCATTCTTCAGCCAGTACCCtgaggcgggcgcgggcgaggCGGCGCGGAGGCGTGCCCTAGAGACGCTCCGAGGCAACATCAGGTGGCGGGAAACACACGAGCCCACCGTCACACAGTGGCTCAACGACTACTTGACTAATCTGTAA
- the LOC105384694 gene encoding glutamyl aminopeptidase isoform X1 yields the protein MVKTNRNLYKWSCNNKAAVCLGVLCLCFFITTVVLSTKPCGEGKIQFKPNTWKHTALRSELVRAKKKFRLPKNVVPVNYNLTLWPQLASNNFTGLVKIHVKVVKPTKDIYIHAAPSLRINSFILKDGLKTIEKSTNIAPNESEVLSINVKHQLTQGKYTITLDFSGALNGLVGFYASKLKNGRTMVASKFEPTYARQAFPCFDEPEFKATFDIALVKPKGYTALSNMNEISSVHDSKTNTDVVSFARSVPMSTYLACFVLCEFDFKETEINTNGIGDPFTLRSYARKGETQKIDFAQSIGQRATEFYIKYYEVPFPLPKLDMIAIPEYQSGATEHWGLITYRETSFLIDDATASTQNRISVANTIVHELAHMWFGNLVTMKWWDDLWLNEGFATYMQVKALDAIEPSWTMLDQFLTKTMHSVLVSDAKLASHAIVQTVETPDEITAIFDAISYNKGSSVLRMLEGFVGEENFRRGVSDYLKRYKYGNTVTQDLLASLEPYFKKDHPDLNLTLIMDTWTRQTGYPVLTVRPGDKHTLVVSQARFLLDRSATYNTRDNQFQYRWFVPITYKTNQGTSKRIVWFPNEESEVTITLSPGDSWCKLNNNQVGYYRVSYTEEMWGQLIQQLKDKSEQLTLSDRAHLINDVFALATAEYVSYEVAMNLTTYLTVEEDYVPWDTADTEFVKLASRLENSLGGEGLRKYVQHLITPLYKKQSWDQTDIPVIQKLLRVRILSLAARFELPQAQSKVRELFLAWLDSRGTAGAKDIEPDLRSIVYFYGMKSASQAEWDKVWQLFLEERDPQEQQKLRHALSAPANTNILRKYLTLAWDQNNVRTSDYLIVVQYIANNPSGRALIWDEIRAKWPEYVKRFSLNSRYLGNLIPGISSTFDTEVKLQEMESFFSQYPEAGAGEAARRRALETLRGNIRWRETHEPTVTQWLNDYLTNL from the exons ATGGTGAAAACTAACAGGAACTTGTATAAATGGAGCTGTAACAATAAGGCTGCAGTATGCCTGGGAGTACTATGCTTATGTTTCTTTATAACCACGGTAGTGCTCTCGACAAAGCCTTGCGGGGAaggaaaaatacaatttaaaccCAATACGTGGAAACATACGGCATTGCGATCAGAACTTGTTAGGGCCaag AAGAAGTTCCGACTGCCGAAAAACGTAGTGCCTGTAAACTACAATTTAACTTTATGGCCTCAGTTAGCCTCAAATAATTTCACAGGCTTAGTTAAGATTCATGTGAAAGTGGTTAAGCCGACGAAAGATATCTACATCCATGCTGCGCCGTCACTAAGAATAAACTCTTTTATTCTTAAAGATGGACTCaaaaccattgaaaaatctaCAAATATAGCGCCAAATGAAAGTGAAGTGCTATCAATTAATGTTAAACATCAACTTACACAAGGGAAATATACAATAACACTGGACTTTTCTGGGGCACTAAATGGATTAGTTGGATTTTATGCCAGCAAATTAAAGAATGGAAG GACCATGGTTGCCAGTAAGTTTGAGCCTACATATGCCCGGCAAGCATTCCCATGCTTTGATGAGCCGGAGTTCAAGGCAACCTTTGATATTGCACTGGTAAAACCAAAAGGATACACTGCCCTGTCTAATATGAAT gaAATTTCATCAGTACATGACAGCAAAACTAATACAGATGTGGTATCCTTTGCTAGAAGTGTACCAATGTCTACATACTTGGCATGTTTCGTTCTTTGCGAATTTGATTTTAAAGAAACAGAAATAAACACAAATGGCATTGGAGATCCGTTTACTCTAAGATCTTATGCTCGTAAAGGGGAAACTCAGAAGATTGACTTTGCCCAAAGCATTGGCCAGAGAGCAACAGAGTTCTACATAAAGTATTATGAAGTTCCTTTCCCATTACCTAAACTTG ACATGATCGCGATTCCCGAGTACCAATCCGGCGCCACCGAGCACTGGGGCCTGATCACCTACAGAGAGACCTCGTTCCTCATCGATGACGCCACTGCGTCCACACAGAACAGGATCAGTGTTGCCAACACTATCGTTCATGAACTTGCTCACATGTGGTTTGGGAATCTGG TGACAATGAAATGGTGGGATGACCTGTGGCTGAACGAAGGTTTCGCCACCTACATGCAAGTGAAGGCATTAGACGCTATTGAGCCATCCTGGACCATG CTGGACCAGTTCCTCACGAAGACGATGCACTCCGTGCTGGTGTCGGACGCGAAGCTGGCGAGCCACGCCATCGTGCAGACCGTGGAGACGCCCGACGAGATCACCGCCATCTTCGACGCCATCTCTTATAACAAG GGTTCATCCGTGCTACGTATGCTGGAAGGCTTCGTAGGAGAGGAGAACTTCCGTCGTGGAGTGTCCGACTACCTGAAGCGATACAAATACGGCAACACCGTGACGCAAGACTTGCTCGCCTCACTCGAGCCTTACTTCAAGAAGGACCACCCGGATTTGAATCTTAC GCTGATAATGGACACATGGACGCGCCAGACGGGCTACCCGGTGTTGACGGTGAGGCCGGGGGACAAACACACGCTGGTGGTGAGCCAGGCACGGTTCCTGCTCGACCGCAGCGCCACCTACAACACACGAGACAACCAGTTTCA ATACCGATGGTTCGTGCCTATTACGTACAAGACGAACCAGGGTACAAGCAAACGCATAGTGTGGTTCCCGAATGAAGAGAGCGAGG TGACAATAACCCTGAGCCCCGGCGACTCGTGGTGCAAGTTGAACAACAACCAGGTGGGCTACTACCGCGTCAGCTACACGGAGGAGATGTGGGGACAACTCATCCAGCAACTGAAGGACAAGTCTGAACAG CTGACGCTATCGGACCGGGCGCATCTCATAAACGACGTGTTCGCGCTCGCCACTGCAGAATACGTGTCGTACGAAGTTGCTATGAACCTCACCACGTATCTTACAG TGGAAGAAGACTACGTGCCTTGGGACACGGCTGACACGGAGTTTGTGAAGCTCGCTTCTAGACTCGAGAACTCTCTGGGTGGTGAGGGATTGCgg AAATATGTCCAGCATTTGATAACTCCGCTGTACAAGAAGCAATCCTGGGACCAAACTGATATTCCAGTCATTCAAAA GTTGTTGCGAGTGAGAATCCTGAGTCTGGCCGCTCGCTTCGAGTTGCCTCAAGCTCAGAGCAAAGTGAGGGAATTGTTCCTGGCCTGGCTCGACTCTCGCGGGACCGCCGGCGCCAAGGATATAGAGCCTGATCTGAGGTCCATCGTGTACTTCTACG GCATGAAGTCAGCCTCCCAGGCGGAATGGGACAAGGTGTGGCAGTTGTTCCTGGAGGAGCGCGACCCGCAGGAGCAGCAGAAGCTGAGACACGCCCTGTCCGCGCCCGCCAACACCAACATACTTAGgaa ATACCTAACCCTGGCCTGGGATCAGAATAACGTCCGTACTAGCGACTACCTGATCGTAGTCCAGTACATTGCCAATAACCCCTCTGGAAGGGCCCTGATATGGGACGAGATCCGGGCGAAATGGCCCGAGTATGTGAAACGGTTCTCGCTAAACTCCCGGTATTTGGGCAACCTGATACCCGGTATTAGCTCCACCTTCGATACTGAGGTTAAACTTCAGGAG ATGGAGTCATTCTTCAGCCAGTACCCtgaggcgggcgcgggcgaggCGGCGCGGAGGCGTGCCCTAGAGACGCTCCGAGGCAACATCAGGTGGCGGGAAACACACGAGCCCACCGTCACACAGTGGCTCAACGACTACTTGACTAATCTGTAA
- the LOC105384693 gene encoding E3 ubiquitin-protein ligase TRIM9 isoform X2 yields MEEELRCFVCKEFYREPVLLPCGHALCRACAVSLQSPVPEGDGGAVPVDYQEADKASVSSETDSGVVCGSRPNSYAGTPAASVYLSVAFSLVCPVCSKQLFLDDNGAEGLPPFRVMRTIVERFGASSTAPPAEEACQMCEGERRAAVVRCEQCSVRYCAGCRDAWHPVRGPLAQHELRALGTTCGEHGSPPTLYCNTCQLPICQRCIAERHAIHDTQPLPSAARAQKTELSQSLQQLSEKAKAMTEYIQAITSSGDRINESNEELEKQIDQACAEIIHAVERRREDLLRSARGTKSQAVSNMRSLKSQAGQRLREATALLHFSIEALKESDAAAFLQVGNMLSSRALEAASALCDSLEAPADPPVLTLDIEPVLRTVKNINFVECIPPGAPSMAVEACLARGCSATLAWRPPPAPCAVRGYVLELDDGLAGPFREVYCGRETVCTVDGLHYASLYSARVKAFNGAGEGAYSELIGLQTSPVAWFTWDARCAEPENGLKITADGLTAVCGGWEPRVVIADTGLARGVHYWSITIDKYDADADPAVGVARRGVARDKMLGSDALGWAMYIDSSRSWFRHGGAHGGRCDGGIAPGAVLGVLLDLPRGTLRFTRDGRAQGDIAFTGLRGTFYPAISLNRGVTVTLQSGLTPPPELLMPQLSLE; encoded by the exons ATGGAAGAGGAGCTCAGATGTTTTGTGTGCAAAGAATTTTACAGGGAACCCGTTCTATTACCTTGCGGGCATGCATTATGTAGGGCTTGTGCCGTTAGCCTGCAGAGCCCCGTGCCCGAGGGGGACGGAGGCGCCGTGCCGGTGGACTACCAGGAAGCGGACAAGGCGTCCGTGTCAAGCGAGACAGACAGCGGTGTCGTATGTGGATCAAGGCCTAACAGTTACGCGGGAACGCCAGCTGCCTCTGTGTACTTGAGTGTGGCGTTCAGTTTAGTGTGTCCAGTGTGTAGTAAGCAGTTGTTCCTCGACGACAATGGGGCGGAAGGTTTGCCGCCGTTCCGTGTCATGCGGACGATCGTGGAGCGGTTCGGGGCGTCGTCGACGGCACCTCCGGCCGAGGAAGCGTGTCAGATGTGCGAGGGCGAGCGGCGCGCGGCCGTGGTGCGCTGCGAGCAGTGCTCCGTGCGCTACTGCGCGGGCTGCCGCGACGCCTGGCACCCCGTGCGCGGCCCGCTGGCGCAGCACGAGCTCCGGGCGCTCGGCACCACCTGTGGTGAGCATGGCTCGCCTCCCACACTCTACTGCAACACTTGTCAACTCCCCATATGCCAGCGCTGCATTGCGGAGCGGCATGCCATACATGACACACAGCCCCTGCCTAGTGCAGCCAGAGCTCAAAAG ACTGAACTTTCCCAGTCATTGCAACAGCTATCAGAAAAGGCAAAAGCTATGACAGAATACATCCAGGCAATAACAAGTTCTGGAGATAgaataaat GAATCAAATGAGGAATTAGAGAAACAAATAGATCAAGCTTGTGCAGAGATCATCCATGCTGTGGAGAGGCGAAGAGAAGACTTGTTAAGGTCCGCTCGGGGCACAAAGAGCCAAGCTGTATCAAATATGCGATCCCTCAAGTCCCAGGCTGGTCAGAGGCTAAGGGAAGCTACGGCTCTGCTACATTTCTCCATTGAAGCTCTCAAAGAATCTGATGCAGCAGCATTTTTACAA GTAGGCAACATGCTGTCCTCCCGAGCGCTTGAAGCCGCCTCAGCGCTGTGCGACTCGCTGGAGGCGCCGGCGGACCCGCCCGTGCTCACGCTCGACATCGAGCCCGTGCTGCGGACGGTCAAGAATATCAACTTTGTCGAGTGCATAC CGCCGGGAGCGCCCAGCATGGCGGTAGAAGCGTGCCTCGCCCGCGGCTGCAGCGCCACGCTGGCCTGgcgccccccgcccgcgccctgcGCCGTGCGCGGCTACGTGCTCGAGCTGGACGACGGGCTGGCCGGGCCCTTCCGC GAGGTGTACTGCGGCCGAGAGACAGTGTGCACGGTGGACGGGCTGCACTACGCGTCGCTCTACAGCGCGCGGGTGAAGGCCTTCAACGGAGCCGGCGAGGGCGCCTACAGCGAGCTCATCGGACTGCAGACGTCACCGG TGGCCTGGTTCACGTGGGACGCCCGCTGCGCGGAGCCAGAAAACGGTCTCAAAATCACTGCCGACGGCCTAACCGCCGTCTGCGGGGGCTGGGAGCCCCGCGTCGTGATCGCCGACACGGGTCTCGCTCGGGGGGTGCACTACTGGAGCATCACTATAGATAAATATGACGCGGATGCGGATCCGGCCGTGGGcgtggcgcggcgcggcgtggCCCGGGATAAGATGCTGG GCAGCGACGCTCTCGGCTGGGCCATGTACATCGACAGCTCGCGCTCGTGGTTCCGGCACGGGGGCGCGCACGGGGGCCGCTGCGACGGCGGCATCGCCCCCGGCGCCGTGCTAGGGGTGCTGCTGGACCTGCCCCGCGGCACACTACGGTTCACGAGGGACGGCCGCGCGCAG GGTGACATAGCGTTCACGGGTCTCCGCGGGACATTCTACCCGGCCATCTCTCTCAACCGAGGTGTCACGGTCACCCTACAGTCGGGACTCACGCCGCCGCCCGAGCTTCTGATGCCTCAGCTGTCGTTGGAGTAA
- the LOC105384693 gene encoding E3 ubiquitin-protein ligase TRIM9 isoform X1, with protein sequence MEEELRCFVCKEFYREPVLLPCGHALCRACAVSLQSPVPEGDGGAVPVDYQEADKASVSSETDSGVVCGSRPNSYAGTPAASVYLSVAFSLVCPVCSKQLFLDDNGAEGLPPFRVMRTIVERFGASSTAPPAEEACQMCEGERRAAVVRCEQCSVRYCAGCRDAWHPVRGPLAQHELRALGTTCGEHGSPPTLYCNTCQLPICQRCIAERHAIHDTQPLPSAARAQKTELSQSLQQLSEKAKAMTEYIQAITSSGDRINESNEELEKQIDQACAEIIHAVERRREDLLRSARGTKSQAVSNMRSLKSQAGQRLREATALLHFSIEALKESDAAAFLQVGNMLSSRALEAASALCDSLEAPADPPVLTLDIEPVLRTVKNINFVECIPEEKEMMQAAPGAPSMAVEACLARGCSATLAWRPPPAPCAVRGYVLELDDGLAGPFREVYCGRETVCTVDGLHYASLYSARVKAFNGAGEGAYSELIGLQTSPVAWFTWDARCAEPENGLKITADGLTAVCGGWEPRVVIADTGLARGVHYWSITIDKYDADADPAVGVARRGVARDKMLGSDALGWAMYIDSSRSWFRHGGAHGGRCDGGIAPGAVLGVLLDLPRGTLRFTRDGRAQGDIAFTGLRGTFYPAISLNRGVTVTLQSGLTPPPELLMPQLSLE encoded by the exons ATGGAAGAGGAGCTCAGATGTTTTGTGTGCAAAGAATTTTACAGGGAACCCGTTCTATTACCTTGCGGGCATGCATTATGTAGGGCTTGTGCCGTTAGCCTGCAGAGCCCCGTGCCCGAGGGGGACGGAGGCGCCGTGCCGGTGGACTACCAGGAAGCGGACAAGGCGTCCGTGTCAAGCGAGACAGACAGCGGTGTCGTATGTGGATCAAGGCCTAACAGTTACGCGGGAACGCCAGCTGCCTCTGTGTACTTGAGTGTGGCGTTCAGTTTAGTGTGTCCAGTGTGTAGTAAGCAGTTGTTCCTCGACGACAATGGGGCGGAAGGTTTGCCGCCGTTCCGTGTCATGCGGACGATCGTGGAGCGGTTCGGGGCGTCGTCGACGGCACCTCCGGCCGAGGAAGCGTGTCAGATGTGCGAGGGCGAGCGGCGCGCGGCCGTGGTGCGCTGCGAGCAGTGCTCCGTGCGCTACTGCGCGGGCTGCCGCGACGCCTGGCACCCCGTGCGCGGCCCGCTGGCGCAGCACGAGCTCCGGGCGCTCGGCACCACCTGTGGTGAGCATGGCTCGCCTCCCACACTCTACTGCAACACTTGTCAACTCCCCATATGCCAGCGCTGCATTGCGGAGCGGCATGCCATACATGACACACAGCCCCTGCCTAGTGCAGCCAGAGCTCAAAAG ACTGAACTTTCCCAGTCATTGCAACAGCTATCAGAAAAGGCAAAAGCTATGACAGAATACATCCAGGCAATAACAAGTTCTGGAGATAgaataaat GAATCAAATGAGGAATTAGAGAAACAAATAGATCAAGCTTGTGCAGAGATCATCCATGCTGTGGAGAGGCGAAGAGAAGACTTGTTAAGGTCCGCTCGGGGCACAAAGAGCCAAGCTGTATCAAATATGCGATCCCTCAAGTCCCAGGCTGGTCAGAGGCTAAGGGAAGCTACGGCTCTGCTACATTTCTCCATTGAAGCTCTCAAAGAATCTGATGCAGCAGCATTTTTACAA GTAGGCAACATGCTGTCCTCCCGAGCGCTTGAAGCCGCCTCAGCGCTGTGCGACTCGCTGGAGGCGCCGGCGGACCCGCCCGTGCTCACGCTCGACATCGAGCCCGTGCTGCGGACGGTCAAGAATATCAACTTTGTCGAGTGCATAC CCGAGGAAAAGGAAATGATGCAAGCAG CGCCGGGAGCGCCCAGCATGGCGGTAGAAGCGTGCCTCGCCCGCGGCTGCAGCGCCACGCTGGCCTGgcgccccccgcccgcgccctgcGCCGTGCGCGGCTACGTGCTCGAGCTGGACGACGGGCTGGCCGGGCCCTTCCGC GAGGTGTACTGCGGCCGAGAGACAGTGTGCACGGTGGACGGGCTGCACTACGCGTCGCTCTACAGCGCGCGGGTGAAGGCCTTCAACGGAGCCGGCGAGGGCGCCTACAGCGAGCTCATCGGACTGCAGACGTCACCGG TGGCCTGGTTCACGTGGGACGCCCGCTGCGCGGAGCCAGAAAACGGTCTCAAAATCACTGCCGACGGCCTAACCGCCGTCTGCGGGGGCTGGGAGCCCCGCGTCGTGATCGCCGACACGGGTCTCGCTCGGGGGGTGCACTACTGGAGCATCACTATAGATAAATATGACGCGGATGCGGATCCGGCCGTGGGcgtggcgcggcgcggcgtggCCCGGGATAAGATGCTGG GCAGCGACGCTCTCGGCTGGGCCATGTACATCGACAGCTCGCGCTCGTGGTTCCGGCACGGGGGCGCGCACGGGGGCCGCTGCGACGGCGGCATCGCCCCCGGCGCCGTGCTAGGGGTGCTGCTGGACCTGCCCCGCGGCACACTACGGTTCACGAGGGACGGCCGCGCGCAG GGTGACATAGCGTTCACGGGTCTCCGCGGGACATTCTACCCGGCCATCTCTCTCAACCGAGGTGTCACGGTCACCCTACAGTCGGGACTCACGCCGCCGCCCGAGCTTCTGATGCCTCAGCTGTCGTTGGAGTAA
- the LOC105384692 gene encoding RNA-binding protein 42: MEDKYRQMQDEMSRFEAEISGREMALGAQAMRPVIGAGTFGAVQQQLDRQTLPPPPPPPMLPPFDMSCGLAPRMMFPGLQPPPPPPSMMVPASVQRLRPLDASDAYAGPMQPMQFMRPNLPGPQLIPPPPPKPQPVILSAAPKLYKQPKKSEEKRDKSPEHKKKKKEAPPPPAPKVEPPPPAPAPPPPPALAVTTVTETVTVPKAKKEKKNRKVVRTAGGQVWEDVTLLDWPDDDFRMFCGDLGNDVTDELLQRTFGKYSSFQRAKVVRDKRTNKSKGFGFVSFKEPSDFIKAMKEMDGRYVGSRPIKLRKSSWKNRSLDIVRKKEKEKAALLSLLMSGGKS, translated from the exons ATGGAGGACAAATATCGGCAGATGCAAGATGAGATGTCCAG GTTCGAAGCCGAAATCTCTGGACGCGAAATGGCTCTGGGAGCTCAGGCTATGCGTCCAGTGATAGGGGCCGGTACGTTCGGCGCCGTGCAGCAGCAGCTGGACCGGCAGACgctgccaccgccgccgccgccgccgatgCTGCCTCCCTTTGACATGAGCTGTGGGTTGGCCCCGAGGATGATGTTCCCTGGCCTGCAGCCACCCCCGCCGCCTCCTAGCATGATGGTGCCTGCTTCG GTGCAAAGGCTCAGACCTCTAGATGCCTCAGATGCCTACGCAGGACCGATGCAGCCAATGCAGTTCATGCGTCCGAACCTGCCGGGGCCTCAGCTGATCCCTCCGCCTCCACCTAAACCCCAGCCGGTCATACTATCAGCGGCGCCCAAACTTTACAAACAGCCTAAGAAGAGTGAGGAAAAAAGGGATAAAAGTCCAGAACATAAGAAAAAG AAGAAAGAGGCACCCCCGCCGCCAGCTCCGAAGGTGGagccgccgccccccgcgcctgcgcccccgccgccgcccgcgctcgCCGTCACCACCGTCACCGAGACCGTCACCGTGCCTAAAGCCAAGAAGGAGAAGAAGAATAGAAAG GTGGTGAGAACAGCGGGCGGCCAGGTGTGGGAGGACGTGACGCTGCTGGACTGGCCCGACGATGACTTCCGCATGTTCTGCGGGGACCTGGGCAACGACGTCACTGACGAACTGTTG cAACGAACATTCGGCAAATACAGCTCTTTCCAGCGAGCAAAAGTAGTGAGGGACAAAAGAACTAATAAGAGCAAAGGTTTCGGGTTCGTGAGCTTTAAAGAACCTTCGGACTTCATCAAGGCTATGAAGGAAATGGATG GTCGCTACGTAGGCAGCCGTCCCATCAAGCTCAGGAAGAGTTCCTGGAAGAACCGATCTCTGGACATTGTGAGGAAGAAAGAGAAGGAGAAAGCTGCCCTTCTCTCTCTACTCATGTCGGGAGGAAAGAGTTGA